Genomic window (Ruminococcus flavefaciens AE3010):
GCTCTTGTTATAGCTGAAACTCTCAGGTGACATCAGCTTTGTTGTGGTGCCGGCTGTTACAGACTTACCGTAGTTTGCAATGAAGTTTGCCGCACGGTCTGGTGTCCATGCTGTCCACTCGCCTGACCAGTCAGGCTCGTTCTGAACAGAAATGGAGTTGAGCTGAACGCCCTGATTGTTGCAGTACTTGATGAAGTCATTGAGGTGCTGAGCGTACTGAGCTTCTGCGCCCTGTTTAAGCACATACTGACCGCCTGTTGGACCGCCTGTGCCGTTTGTTCTCATAGAAGCTGGCGGATTCCACGGAGTTGCAAATACAGTTGCGCCTAATTTCTGAGCTCTCTGAGCTGTCGGGATAGCGTTCTTCCATGCGTTCTTGTCGTCGCTTACAAAGATACGCAGAATTGTAAGTCCCAACTCGTCGGCGCCGTTTCCGAAAGCTTTCTGAACCTGAGCTTCCGTCATATCTCCGGGAGCTCCGTTCTGAGCGTTGTAGCTCTGCCACTCAGGGTGGTTCATGCCGCCGAAGCCGCGTATCGTCTGGTACTCCTTGTTGGTGTTGATGGTACACGCACCTGCTGCCTCTGCACTGAGAGGTGCCGCTGACGGAAGCGGAAGTGACGAAGCTGTACTTGCCAGCATTGCTCCCGCCATGACTGCCGAAACAGCAGTCTTGAATTTGCGAGTAATGTTCATTTTAATATCCTCCTCTACGCAATTTCTTAGTTGATTGCGGATAACGTTTTATATATTGTATATTTTACCATTAAATTTATCTTTTGTAAACTCAAAAAACAGCACTTAGGTGGACAAAATAATGTTATTATGATAATGTCGAACGCAAAAACGTTATAAAATGTGCACGATAATACAGCAAAAGCAACAAGCCGCCTTGCGGCGGCTTGTATTAGATATTAATTTTTCATGAAACAGGTAAACTTTTTACCTTGCCAAGGAGGAACTCCTGTATCGAAAGTGCGTCATTTGTGGTAACGCCCGAGCCCACCTCAAATACATCGGCAGCTGTCCAGCCCTGCTCGATCACAGCGTTCTTGTCAGAACCGCCCACACCGTACTTGTTCGGATTTGCCAGAGCCTGCATTATCAGGACAACATCACTCATATCCACCTGTCCGTCGCAGTTTGCGTCGCCGTTATGTACGGGCTTGGCAATTATATCAGAACCTGTAACGGTAGTAGTCGTAGCAGTAACTGTAGTGGTCGTAGCTGCTGTAGTTGTGGTAGTTGTCGTTACCTCGGAAGCCTTTGCTGCAATGTCCTCAAAGAAAGCCATATCCCACGCAAAGCCTGCCTGCCAGTCAAGAGCATGTGAATTGGTAGACCACGACTCAACAGTATCGGCATAGCATCTCTGAGGAGCTGTTTCGCTGGTAATGCCAAGGAGACGTATATATTCATCATACAGAGCTGAGCAGGGACCGCCTGCCAGTACTCCGTCGGGAGCCTTAGGCAGGGTCTTGTCTATCTCATAAGCCCAGTAGGTATCGGTAGGATAATTTACATGCTGCGAACCGCAGCCCGTAACATATGAGAAGCCGAGGGCATTTCTTCCGAAGATGTAGTCCATAGCCTGCAAAGCGCCGTTAAGGTACTTGCTGTCTCCTGTTGCGTCGTAAGCATAAGCCATTACCACAGCATTATTCGTGATCCTGCTGTTGGAGCCGTAATCATAGCCCGAGAAATAAATGTAGTCAATGCTGTAAGGATCGTACCAGCCTACCTTTTCATATGGAGCACCCATAGCATTGGTTTTCACGTCATTTTCAGTGTTTACAAACCTATCAGCGGTGATCAAAAGGTTGTCCTTGATCTTAGCCTTGTCCGTATCCGAGGTCTTGTCGCTGAGATAAAGTGACAGCGAACCACAGCCCACCTTATTGGCTATGTCGAATGAAGTGTACGCTCCGCGCGTGCCATAAACATCAGAACGGCTCGGTATGCCGAATGCACGGAACTGCTCATCTTTTCTGACTGAATTGGAGCTGTCATAGTCTTTCAGATAGTCATAATAAGCTTCATCGCCCGTAGTCGCAAAAAGCTCGCAGGCTGCCCAGTAAGCCTCGTCCCTGACATCATCATTGCCAGAGTCGGGATCAATAGCTGATAAAGCGGTGTACTGATCATCATAGTTAAGATTACCGAGACCCTTTTCAAACTCATCTTTATACTTCATAACAGCTTCCCATGACTTCTTTGCACGTTCAATACACTCGACCGAGAAATCGTCGTCGATGCCCTTCCACAGACGTGAAGCCTGTGCTGCACAGGCGATCATATTGAACGTTGCGCTGTAGGTAGGCGGACTGATTATACGGGGCGCTCTCATGTAGCTTTCGTTATCCTCACTGATATAGTCATACTCAACATAGCCAACGGGAAGAGGACTGAACTCTCTTACCTGACTGTATACGAGACCTGCATATTTCTCGCCCCAGACAGTATCCTTTTCGGGATCAACTATCATTCTGAACATGAATTCCAGCTCGTACCTTGCTTCATCAAGTATATCGGGAGTACCCTTGCAGCTTACTTCCCTGCCGCCCGATAATTTATAGCTGTCGGGAATGTTCATGGTCTTGCCGTCAGTCCATTTGCTGTCGGTGCCGTTCTTCTTTGACCTCTCATACATATTCTGGAGAAGCCATGCTGCAGTTCCGCCGCTTACAACGCTCTTGCTGTTGCCTTCCGCATCGTACCAGCCTCCCGAAACATCAAGGAGTATATCTTTTTTAATGTCAGATTCAAAAGCCTTGGGCAAGTATGAACTAAACCATCTGTCCTGTACATAAGCCACATCTTTCTTGTTCATGTCCTTATGGGCAAGCACCTTCTTGTCCCCCGAGGTTATATAATCCTGCTCGATATCGGAGCCCGAGCGCTTCTGATAGTAGTAATTCAGCGCATTTGTGAGCACTCCGTCGTAGATGTCCCTGCCTATCCTGAACTCCTGACTGAAGTTCATGGAATCCATCCTATCATCGTCCACAACGATCCTGTATGTACCCTCGGTCTTTACTGCGGAGAAGTCTATGATCTGGCAGTATTCCCCTGCATTTTTGTCAAATCCCGCAGGTACTGTCTTACCTTTGTAAACTTCCTTGTCGTCCTTGTCGACTACCTTGAAGTCCAGAGCCTCTTTTTCCACAGAGGTCACATAGGTCGCCATTTTATCGGCTGCCGGGAAATAACCCATCTGATTGAGGCGGACATCGCTCTTTGGAGTTATAAACATATTGCCGTAATCTTTCCAGCCGCATACTGCTGATGTGGGATCCTCGTCACAGGTAAGGCAATCGATGGACATATCGTCGAACCATATCTCATCGCCCTCCTTGGCATTTCCCTGATACTTTGTACCCCTTGCATACTGGAAAGTCCACTGAGCGCCCTCAATATCTTTGGTAGGAATGAATGTGCCCTCAACAGTCTGCCAGTCAGTTGTAAGCTTCAGTGCAGCCGAAGGCCACTTGCCCTCCATATCAGGTCCCATATGCATATCCTTTGTGCCGCCGTCAAGCTCGAAATACTCCTCAGTGGCACTAAGGTTTCCGATATACGAGCAGAGCTCGAAGCCAGGCCTGCTGCCCTTTACCTTGAAGCTTACCTTGTACTCATGGCCTGCCTTGAAATTGAGATTCCTGTGTTTGAACTGGAGATCCCATTTTTCCTTTTCGCCGCCCTCGGGTACTAAGATCTGAATGTGGAATGTGCCGTCCTCAAAGTCAAACTGCTGCTTTGCAGGGGCGTTGTTGCAGACGTACCACGGCAGAGCTTTTTGCTCGAAAGACGTCTCACCCAGTACCTGAACGGCAGAAGCCTCCATTGGTGCGAATGATGCAGCTGCTGATGCCGCGGTCATTGCCAGCGACATAATACCTGCGATTAATTTTTTTGATTTTTTATGCATTTTAAACCCTCCCTTTTTTAATATGCATTATACAACTATTATATATGATTTCCAGTAAGCAGTCAAGTATTTTAGGTGGATTATACAAAGAATTTCAATTTCGTTCACAACATGACCATTGACATAAAACTGCCTTTCAAGTATAATTGATATATCACTTATTAAGGGGGATACTCTATGACGATGTGGCTGATCATCTTAGTGGCAGTTCTTGCGGCATTTGCGGCAGGAACGGTCTATCTGACAGTTGCAGTGGGACGCTTTGGCTTGATAAAAAAGCTTTCGGGAGACAGAAAATGGCTGAAAGGACTTCTCTCCTTCGGCATCATAGCAATAGTATTCACGGGAATGGTTTTCCTGACTTCGGTGGTAAACGCCATTATCATACTTCTCAGCACGCTGATGTTCTTCCTGATATACGGGCTTGTCTTCCGTATCATAAGAGCTGTCCGCAAAAAGGATTTCACCTGCAACTGGGCAGGCCGGCTGGCGCTTGTGACCTCGGCTGTATACCTGTGCGCGGGCTGTTACCTCTGCTTCCACATATGGCAGAAGAACTATCACCTCACCACCGATAAATTTGACGGGAAGCTCCGCATAGCCATGTTCGCGGACTCACACCTCTGCACCACCTTTGACGGAGATGGCTTCGCAGAGCAGATGGAACGAATCAAGGAGCAGTCTCCCGATATACTTTTTATAGCAGGCGACTTCGTGGACGACAGCACAGACCGTGAAAATATGATAAAAGCCTGCGCTGCTCTCGGTGATACAGAGCTGAAATACGGGGTGTGGTACTGCTACGGCAACCATGACAAAAGCTATTACGGCAGCGAAAGGCGTGGCTTCTCCAAGGACGACCTTGAAGCGGAGCTTGAAAAGAACGGCGTCCATGTCCTTGAGGACGAGTCCCTGACAGTGGGCGGTATGACAATCATCGGCAGAAAGGACTCAGCTGAAAGCGACCGCGCTGAAATGTCGGAACTGATGAAGAACGTCTCCCCTGACAGCTACACCATAGTCCTCGACCATGAGCCCAACGACTACGATAACGAGGCGGCGGCAAATGCCGACCTTGTACTCTCTGGACACACCCACGGCGGACAGCTCTTCCCCGTTACCTATGTGGGCGAATGGTTCCGTATCAACGACGCAACATACGGCTATGAAAGGAGAAAGAACACAGACTTCATAGTGACCTCGGGCATATCCGACTGGGAGATACTCTTCAAAACAGGCACCAAGTCCGAGTATGTAATAATAGATATCAACTGAGTTTTATGACCTTTTGCAGAGCAAAAGGTCTTTTTTACACCTTGGGTGGAGTTTATCTGACATAATTATTTAATCATTGATTCATAATTAGTGAACTCCGCAATATTTGAGTTGACAAGTGTCGATAAATATGGTAGAAATTATACATAGAGATAATTTACAAGGAGGAATGTAAATGAAAAAATCCATACCCACAATCATGGCAGCTATGCTCGCCCTT
Coding sequences:
- a CDS encoding glycoside hydrolase family 9 protein, with translation MHKKSKKLIAGIMSLAMTAASAAASFAPMEASAVQVLGETSFEQKALPWYVCNNAPAKQQFDFEDGTFHIQILVPEGGEKEKWDLQFKHRNLNFKAGHEYKVSFKVKGSRPGFELCSYIGNLSATEEYFELDGGTKDMHMGPDMEGKWPSAALKLTTDWQTVEGTFIPTKDIEGAQWTFQYARGTKYQGNAKEGDEIWFDDMSIDCLTCDEDPTSAVCGWKDYGNMFITPKSDVRLNQMGYFPAADKMATYVTSVEKEALDFKVVDKDDKEVYKGKTVPAGFDKNAGEYCQIIDFSAVKTEGTYRIVVDDDRMDSMNFSQEFRIGRDIYDGVLTNALNYYYQKRSGSDIEQDYITSGDKKVLAHKDMNKKDVAYVQDRWFSSYLPKAFESDIKKDILLDVSGGWYDAEGNSKSVVSGGTAAWLLQNMYERSKKNGTDSKWTDGKTMNIPDSYKLSGGREVSCKGTPDILDEARYELEFMFRMIVDPEKDTVWGEKYAGLVYSQVREFSPLPVGYVEYDYISEDNESYMRAPRIISPPTYSATFNMIACAAQASRLWKGIDDDFSVECIERAKKSWEAVMKYKDEFEKGLGNLNYDDQYTALSAIDPDSGNDDVRDEAYWAACELFATTGDEAYYDYLKDYDSSNSVRKDEQFRAFGIPSRSDVYGTRGAYTSFDIANKVGCGSLSLYLSDKTSDTDKAKIKDNLLITADRFVNTENDVKTNAMGAPYEKVGWYDPYSIDYIYFSGYDYGSNSRITNNAVVMAYAYDATGDSKYLNGALQAMDYIFGRNALGFSYVTGCGSQHVNYPTDTYWAYEIDKTLPKAPDGVLAGGPCSALYDEYIRLLGITSETAPQRCYADTVESWSTNSHALDWQAGFAWDMAFFEDIAAKASEVTTTTTTTAATTTTVTATTTTVTGSDIIAKPVHNGDANCDGQVDMSDVVLIMQALANPNKYGVGGSDKNAVIEQGWTAADVFEVGSGVTTNDALSIQEFLLGKVKSLPVS
- a CDS encoding metallophosphoesterase, which codes for MTMWLIILVAVLAAFAAGTVYLTVAVGRFGLIKKLSGDRKWLKGLLSFGIIAIVFTGMVFLTSVVNAIIILLSTLMFFLIYGLVFRIIRAVRKKDFTCNWAGRLALVTSAVYLCAGCYLCFHIWQKNYHLTTDKFDGKLRIAMFADSHLCTTFDGDGFAEQMERIKEQSPDILFIAGDFVDDSTDRENMIKACAALGDTELKYGVWYCYGNHDKSYYGSERRGFSKDDLEAELEKNGVHVLEDESLTVGGMTIIGRKDSAESDRAEMSELMKNVSPDSYTIVLDHEPNDYDNEAAANADLVLSGHTHGGQLFPVTYVGEWFRINDATYGYERRKNTDFIVTSGISDWEILFKTGTKSEYVIIDIN